In Glycine max cultivar Williams 82 chromosome 7, Glycine_max_v4.0, whole genome shotgun sequence, a single window of DNA contains:
- the LOC100779254 gene encoding sufE-like protein 1, chloroplastic/mitochondrial — translation MLSGRSNFKSSTMATNSITSSSFRLVTTRIPLSLFRKTPPLLSFPTKPFFSKPITFQRLQPTPPPQSSSSSSSSSSSTSASLQPIEDLPPKLQEIVHLFQSVPEPKAKYEQLLFYGKNLKPLEPQFKTNDNKVQGCVSQVWVRAYLDPNRNVVYEADSDSGLTKGLAALLVQGLSGRPVNEIIRVTPDFATLLGLQQSLTPSRNNGFLNMLKLMQRKALLLYVEAEKGGGEFNSETDVIVENSASGGESSDLGGDSEIASVPEFQGDENVELGGRGKRGIVENSSGGESSEIVDENIELWGRGKRIREKLEKELEPVELEVEDVSYQHAGHAGVRGSDGETHFNVRVVSKEFEGKSLVKRHRLIYGLLQEELDAGLHALSIVAKTPAEVEG, via the coding sequence ATGCTCTCTGGAAGAAGCAACTTCAAGTCTTCAACGATGGCTACGAATTCGATTACCTCATCCTCCTTCCGATTAGTAACAACGAGAATCCCTCTCTCCCTCTTCCGAAAAACCCCACCTCTCCTTTCATTCCCCACAAAACCCTTTTTCTCAAAACCCATCACCTTCCAGAGACTTCAACCAACACCACCACcacaatcatcatcatcatcatcatcatcatcatcatcaacatcagcATCCCTTCAACCCATCGAAGACCTACCTCCGAAGCTCCAAGAAATCGTGCACCTCTTCCAATCCGTCCCCGAACCCAAAGCCAAATACGAACAGCTCCTCTTCTACGGCAAGAACCTCAAACCCCTCGAACCCCAATTCAAAACCAACGACAACAAGGTCCAAGGCTGCGTCTCCCAGGTCTGGGTCCGAGCCTACCTCGACCCGAACCGCAACGTCGTCTACGAAGCCGACTCCGACTCCGGCCTCACCAAGGGCCTCGCCGCGCTCCTCGTACAGGGTCTCTCGGGTCGACCCGTTAATGAAATCATTCGGGTCACACCCGATTTCGCCACGCTGTTAGGGTTGCAGCAGAGCTTGACCCCTTCGAGAAACAACGGGTTCTTGAACATGCTGAAATTGATGCAGAGGAAGGCCCTTTTGTTGTACGTGGAAGCTGAAAAGGGTGGTGGTGAGTTCAATTCAGAAACTGATGTCATTGTTGAGAATTCTGCAAGTGGTGGAGAAAGTTCTGATCTTGGTGGTGATTCTGAGATAGCATCGGTGCCAGAATTTCAGGGTGATGAGAATGTGGAATTGGGGGGGAGGGGGAAGAGGGGCATTGTTGAGAATTCAAGTGGTGGAGAAAGTTCAGAAATTGTTGATGAGAATATAGAATTGTGGGGGAGGGGGAAGAGGATAAGGGAGAAATTGGAGAAGGAGCTTGAGCCTGTTGAGTTGGAAGTGGAAGATGTGTCTTATCAGCATGCAGGGCATGCTGGGGTAAGAGGGAGTGATGGGGAGACTCACTTTAATGTTAGAGTTGTGTCTAAAGAGTTTGAAGGGAAGAGTTTGGTTAAGAGGCATAGGCTTATCTATGGCCTGCTTCAAGAGGAGTTGGATGCTGGACTGCACGCGTTGTCGATCGTGGCCAAGACGCCGGCCGAAGTTGAAGGGTGA
- the LOC100779788 gene encoding reticulon-like protein B5, which translates to MCPEPELRDPNLVMRNTINWDTERIARYLYLPSAPAESQEKAFDPCNCVRLFRVFSETMADESEHTAAPAAGESLLDKIAEKIHGHDDSSSSSDSDSDKKESSSIKEKVFRLFGREKPVHSVLGGGKPADVLLWRNKKISAGVLGVATAIWIFFELLEYHLLTLVCHISILLLAVLFLWSNAHTFIHKAPPRIPVVHIPEEPILQFASALTIEINRGFAALRAIGSGRDLKTFLIVIVGTWIISIVGSWCNFLTLFYIAFVLLHTVPVLYDKYEDKIDPLAEKALVEFKKQYAVFDEKVLSKIPKGPLKEKKLA; encoded by the exons ATGTGTCCCGAGCCTGAGCTTCGGGACCCGAACCTCGTCATGCGCAACACTATAAATTGGGACACCGAGCGCATCGCACGTTACTTGTACTTGCCCTCAGCACCAGCCGAAAGCCAAGAAAAAGCTTTCGATCCCTGTAACTGCGTTCGACTATTTAGGGTTTTTTCGGAGACAATGGCGGATGAATCGGAGCACACGGCGGCGCCGGCTGCCGGCGAATCGCTGCTCGACAAGATCGCCGAGAAGATTCACGGCCACGACgactcttcctcttcctccgaTTCCGATTCGGATAAAAAGGAATCTTCGTCGATTAAGGAGAAGGTTTTCCGCCTCTTTGGAAGGGAGAAGCCAGTTCACTCCGTCCTCGGCGGCGGAAAAC CTGCTGATGTTCTCTTGTGGAGGAACAAGAAGATATCTGCTGGTGTACTTGGTGTAGCCACGGCTATTTGGATCTTTTTTGAGTTGCTTGAATATCACCTGCTTACTCTAGTCTGTCACATTTCCATTCTGTTGCTTGCGGTCTTATTTTTGTGGTCCAATGCCCATACCTTTATTCACAA GGCACCACCTCGCATCCCGGTTGTTCATATCCCCGAAGAACCAATTCTCCAATTTGCATCTGCATTGACAATTGAAATCAACCGTGGATTTGCTGCCTTGCGTGCTATTGGTTCTGGAAGAGATTTGAAGACATTTCTCATT GTTATTGTTGGGACGTGGATTATATCAATTGTGGGGAGCTGGTGCAATTTCTTGACCTTGTTCTACATTG CTTTTGTTTTGTTGCATACGGTTCCTGTCTTGTATGACAAGTATGAGGATAAGATAGACCCTCTAGCAGAGAAGGCACTCGTTGAGTTCAAGAAGCAGTATGCTGTGTTTGACGAAAAGGTCTTGAGTAAGATCCCGAAAGGCCCATTGAAAGAGAAGAAGTTAGCTTAG
- the LOC100778727 gene encoding uncharacterized protein: MALLIHSLEMSVTPQIAPNPNLKLRKFNSFKPHTKGKAIGSTRGVRIFCKVKDCAVLDENVNSYGQFSVPVKQGSKQSKEEEEEKQNYYVNVGYAIRTLREEFPDLFYRELSFDIYRDDIVFKDPMNTFIGIENYKSIFWALRFHGRMFFKALWVEISSVWQPVENIIMVRWTVHGIPRVLWESRGRFDGTSEYKLDKQGKIFEHRVDNIAMNSPPRFKVLGVEELIRSIGCPSTARPTYFEISSPP; encoded by the exons ATGGCCCTTCTAATCCACTCCCTGGAAATGTCCGTTACTCCCCAAATTGCCCCAAACCCTAACCTTAAGCTGCGCAAATTCAACAGCTTCAAACCCCACACAAAGGGCAAAGCGATTGGGTCAACGCGTGGTGTGAGAATTTTCTGCAAGGTGAAGGATTGTGCGGTTTTGGATGAGAACGTGAATTCGTATGGTCAATTTTCGGTTCCGGTGAAGCAAGGGTCGAAGCAGAGcaaagaggaggaggaagagaagCAGAATTACTATGTGAATGTGGGATATGCTATCCGAACTCTGAGGGAGGAATTCCCTGATCTCTTCTACAGGGAACTTAGCTTTGACATCTACAG GGATGATATTGTGTTCAAGGATCCTATGAACACGTTCATTGGTATTGAGAATTACAAATCTATCTTCTGGGCACTACGATTTCATGGCAGGATGTTTTTCAAAGCTTTGTGGGTGGAAATAAGCAGTGTATGGCAGCCTGTTGAGAACATCATTATGGTTCGCTGGACTGTTCATGGGATCCCACGAGTTTTATGGGAAAGTCGTGGTAGGTTTGATGGAACCTCTGAGTATAAACTTGACAAGCAAGGCAAGATTTTTGAGCATCGGGTTGACAACATTGCTATGAATTCACCTCCTCGGTTCAAAGTGTTGGGTGTGGAAGAATTAATTCGATCTATTGGCTGCCCCTCGACTGCAAGACCAACCTATTTTGAAATATCTTCACCTCCTTAA
- the LOC100807251 gene encoding golgin candidate 3 isoform X2: MWGTIANFKENLNKIALDVHDDDDDEIFRAYGAGSPANGDNSVVSDRRSSRGSTRSKLGIRSPLANGIDHASLHEIEQYKAEIKKLQASEAEIKALSVNYAALLKEKEDHIFKLNKENSSLKQNLEATNAALRVSRIEGSGASTNGTYTVKGSSDQSPNRQHKLNTQRKNRYAINNGTMSALESDAIQSEMEIKHSNLQRNHQELADLVDGYTTVAVQHAPEMQKLRLELEQERNQLANIQLKFQEEQRLNKSFQEELNILKLERDKASKEMNKIHTELNEKVSEIKHLQLELTRQENEGGEAVDSLKRLIKTLEKENTTLKMERNEIEAELENSRKSLTDKMMSDASHIQKKDSSILGDMPDHSKRFPGKEEMERSLQKLSKDLKETQQDRDKVVQELKRLKQHLLEKASEESDKMDEDSKIIEELHDSNNYLRAQVSHLERTLKQALASQEELKMENYSEILKSKEAINDLNKKLANCMSTIDAKNIELLNLQTALGQYYAEIEAKEHLERELAHAREEIAKLSQLLKEADHRADVSRNEKEEILAKLSQSEKVQTEWRSRVSKLEDDNAKLRKVLEQSMTRLNRMSVDSDYLVDRRIVIKLLVTYFQRNHSREVLDLMVRMLGFSDEDKQRIGGAQQGSGKGVVRGVLGLPGRLVGGILGGSSTDAAANAGSDNQICGLIFFSRKQKKERRENHQKIQVKPQQILPIKVQIPSLSLHHFPIGGLMLEHHPLFKLLQQIKTSVLPLVVIFSILNI; this comes from the exons ATGTGGGGCACCATTGCTAATTTTAAGGAAAATCTCAACAAGATCGCCCTCGATGTTCatgacgacgacgacgacgaaaTTTTCCGAGCGTATGGCGCCGGAAGCCCTGCCAACGGCGACAACTCCGTTGTCTCCGATCGCCGGAGTTCCCGCGGCTCCACCCGTTCCAAATTGGGGATTAGGTCGCCGCTTGCGAACGGCATcgatcatgcatctcttcatgag ATAGAACAATACAAAGCAGAAATCAAGAAACTTCAAGCATCCGAGGCGGAAATTAAAGCATTGTCAGTTAATTATGCAGCTCtcttgaaagaaaaagag gatcatatttttaaattaaataaagaaaatagctCGCTAAAGCAGAATTTGGAGGCTACAAATGCTGCTCTGCGTGTCTCCAGAATTGAAGGTTCTGGAGCATCTACAAATGGCACTTATACAGTCAAG GGAAGTAGTGATCAGTCACCCAATCGACAGCATAAGCTCAACACTCAACGGAAAAATCGGTATGCTATAAACAATGGAACCATGTCTGCTTTGGAATCTGATGCTATTCAAAGTGAAATGGAAATCAAACATTCAAATTTACAAAGAAATCATCAG GAGCTTGCAGATTTGGTTGATGGATATACCACAGTAGCTGTCCAACATGCCCCAGAAATGCAAAAGTTGAGGTTAGAACTAGAGCAAGAACGTAATCAATTGGCAAACATTCAGCTAAAATTCCaag AGGAACAGAGATTGAACAAGTCTTTCCAGGAGGAGCTTAACATATTAAAGTTGGAAAGAGACAAA GCATCAAAGGAGATGAACAAAATACATACTGAATTGAATGAGAAAGTATCAGAAATAAAGCATCTTCAACTTGAGTTGACAAGACAGGAAAATGAAGGAGGGGAGGCTGTTGATAGCTTGAAAAGACTTATCAAAACCTTAGAGAAGGAAAACACCACACTTAAG ATGGAAAGGAATGAAATTGAGGCTGAACTTGAAAATAGCAGGAAGTCTTTAACTGATAAAATGATGTCTGATGCTTCACATATTCAGAAAAAGGATTCTAGCATTCTTGGTGAT ATGCCAGATCACTCCAAAAGATTTCcaggaaaggaagaaatggaaagatcCTTACAGAAGCTCAGTAAAGATTTAAAGGAAACACAGCAGGACAGGGACAAAGTGGTGCAGGAATTGAAACGCCTCAAACAGCATTTACTGGAAAag GCATCTGAAGAATCAGATAAAATGGATGAAGACAGCAAAATCATTGAAGAGCTACATGATAGCAATAATTATTTAAGGGCTCAAGTATCACATCTTGAGAGAACTCTGAAGCAAGCACTTGCAAGTCAAGAGGAGCTGAAGATGGAAAACTATAGTGAAATTCTCAAGTCTAAAGAAGCCATTAATGACCTGAACAAGAAGCTAGCAAACTGTATGAGCACTATAGATGCTAAAAATATTGAACTTTTAAATCTACAGACAGCTCTAGGACAGTACTATGCTGAAATTGAAGCCAAG GAGCATTTAGAAAGGGAGTTGGCTCATGCAAGAGAAGAAATAGCTAAGCTTTCTCAACTTTTGAAA GAAGCAGATCACAGAGCAGATGtatcaaggaatgaaaaggaagaaattttAGCCAAGCTTTCACAATCTGAGAAGGTGCAAACTGAATGGAGAAGTAGAGTAAGCAAGCTTGAGGATGACAATGCCAAATTAAGGAAGGTTCTTGAGCAGAGTATGACACGGTTGAATAGAATGTCGGTAGATTCAGATTATCTTGTTGACAG GCGCATTGTGATAAAATTACTTGTAACTTATTTTCAGAGAAATCACAGCAGAGAG GTTTTGGATCTTATGGTTCGCATGCTAGGATTCTCTGATGAGGATAAGCAGAGGATCGGAGGTGCTCAACAAGGTTCGGGTAAAGGTGTTGTTCGTGGAGTTCTTGGGCTGCCTGGCCGCCTGGTTGGAGGCATCTTGGGAGGAAGTTCGACTGATGCTGCTGCAAATGCGGGATCTGATAACCAG ATTTGTGGGTTGATTTTCTTCTCAAGGAAacagaagaaagagagaagagagaatcaTCAGAAAATACAGGTAAAGCCACAGCAAATTCTTCCAATAAAAGTCCAAATACCATCCCTGTCACTCCATCATTTTCCAATCGGAGGTTTGATGCTGGAACACCATCCGCTCTTCAAATTACTCCAACAAATCAAAACATCAGTCCTCCCCCTCGTGGTTATTTTCAGCATTCTGAACATTTAG
- the LOC100807251 gene encoding golgin candidate 3 isoform X1: protein MWGTIANFKENLNKIALDVHDDDDDEIFRAYGAGSPANGDNSVVSDRRSSRGSTRSKLGIRSPLANGIDHASLHEIEQYKAEIKKLQASEAEIKALSVNYAALLKEKEDHIFKLNKENSSLKQNLEATNAALRVSRIEGSGASTNGTYTVKGSSDQSPNRQHKLNTQRKNRYAINNGTMSALESDAIQSEMEIKHSNLQRNHQELADLVDGYTTVAVQHAPEMQKLRLELEQERNQLANIQLKFQEEQRLNKSFQEELNILKLERDKASKEMNKIHTELNEKVSEIKHLQLELTRQENEGGEAVDSLKRLIKTLEKENTTLKMERNEIEAELENSRKSLTDKMMSDASHIQKKDSSILGDMPDHSKRFPGKEEMERSLQKLSKDLKETQQDRDKVVQELKRLKQHLLEKASEESDKMDEDSKIIEELHDSNNYLRAQVSHLERTLKQALASQEELKMENYSEILKSKEAINDLNKKLANCMSTIDAKNIELLNLQTALGQYYAEIEAKEHLERELAHAREEIAKLSQLLKEADHRADVSRNEKEEILAKLSQSEKVQTEWRSRVSKLEDDNAKLRKVLEQSMTRLNRMSVDSDYLVDRRIVIKLLVTYFQRNHSREVLDLMVRMLGFSDEDKQRIGGAQQGSGKGVVRGVLGLPGRLVGGILGGSSTDAAANAGSDNQSFADLWVDFLLKETEEREKRESSENTGKATANSSNKSPNTIPVTPSFSNRRFDAGTPSALQITPTNQNISPPPRGYFQHSEHLDSEFSTVPLTSSDGKTTCSNLHPRY from the exons ATGTGGGGCACCATTGCTAATTTTAAGGAAAATCTCAACAAGATCGCCCTCGATGTTCatgacgacgacgacgacgaaaTTTTCCGAGCGTATGGCGCCGGAAGCCCTGCCAACGGCGACAACTCCGTTGTCTCCGATCGCCGGAGTTCCCGCGGCTCCACCCGTTCCAAATTGGGGATTAGGTCGCCGCTTGCGAACGGCATcgatcatgcatctcttcatgag ATAGAACAATACAAAGCAGAAATCAAGAAACTTCAAGCATCCGAGGCGGAAATTAAAGCATTGTCAGTTAATTATGCAGCTCtcttgaaagaaaaagag gatcatatttttaaattaaataaagaaaatagctCGCTAAAGCAGAATTTGGAGGCTACAAATGCTGCTCTGCGTGTCTCCAGAATTGAAGGTTCTGGAGCATCTACAAATGGCACTTATACAGTCAAG GGAAGTAGTGATCAGTCACCCAATCGACAGCATAAGCTCAACACTCAACGGAAAAATCGGTATGCTATAAACAATGGAACCATGTCTGCTTTGGAATCTGATGCTATTCAAAGTGAAATGGAAATCAAACATTCAAATTTACAAAGAAATCATCAG GAGCTTGCAGATTTGGTTGATGGATATACCACAGTAGCTGTCCAACATGCCCCAGAAATGCAAAAGTTGAGGTTAGAACTAGAGCAAGAACGTAATCAATTGGCAAACATTCAGCTAAAATTCCaag AGGAACAGAGATTGAACAAGTCTTTCCAGGAGGAGCTTAACATATTAAAGTTGGAAAGAGACAAA GCATCAAAGGAGATGAACAAAATACATACTGAATTGAATGAGAAAGTATCAGAAATAAAGCATCTTCAACTTGAGTTGACAAGACAGGAAAATGAAGGAGGGGAGGCTGTTGATAGCTTGAAAAGACTTATCAAAACCTTAGAGAAGGAAAACACCACACTTAAG ATGGAAAGGAATGAAATTGAGGCTGAACTTGAAAATAGCAGGAAGTCTTTAACTGATAAAATGATGTCTGATGCTTCACATATTCAGAAAAAGGATTCTAGCATTCTTGGTGAT ATGCCAGATCACTCCAAAAGATTTCcaggaaaggaagaaatggaaagatcCTTACAGAAGCTCAGTAAAGATTTAAAGGAAACACAGCAGGACAGGGACAAAGTGGTGCAGGAATTGAAACGCCTCAAACAGCATTTACTGGAAAag GCATCTGAAGAATCAGATAAAATGGATGAAGACAGCAAAATCATTGAAGAGCTACATGATAGCAATAATTATTTAAGGGCTCAAGTATCACATCTTGAGAGAACTCTGAAGCAAGCACTTGCAAGTCAAGAGGAGCTGAAGATGGAAAACTATAGTGAAATTCTCAAGTCTAAAGAAGCCATTAATGACCTGAACAAGAAGCTAGCAAACTGTATGAGCACTATAGATGCTAAAAATATTGAACTTTTAAATCTACAGACAGCTCTAGGACAGTACTATGCTGAAATTGAAGCCAAG GAGCATTTAGAAAGGGAGTTGGCTCATGCAAGAGAAGAAATAGCTAAGCTTTCTCAACTTTTGAAA GAAGCAGATCACAGAGCAGATGtatcaaggaatgaaaaggaagaaattttAGCCAAGCTTTCACAATCTGAGAAGGTGCAAACTGAATGGAGAAGTAGAGTAAGCAAGCTTGAGGATGACAATGCCAAATTAAGGAAGGTTCTTGAGCAGAGTATGACACGGTTGAATAGAATGTCGGTAGATTCAGATTATCTTGTTGACAG GCGCATTGTGATAAAATTACTTGTAACTTATTTTCAGAGAAATCACAGCAGAGAG GTTTTGGATCTTATGGTTCGCATGCTAGGATTCTCTGATGAGGATAAGCAGAGGATCGGAGGTGCTCAACAAGGTTCGGGTAAAGGTGTTGTTCGTGGAGTTCTTGGGCTGCCTGGCCGCCTGGTTGGAGGCATCTTGGGAGGAAGTTCGACTGATGCTGCTGCAAATGCGGGATCTGATAACCAG TCTTTTGCAGATTTGTGGGTTGATTTTCTTCTCAAGGAAacagaagaaagagagaagagagaatcaTCAGAAAATACAGGTAAAGCCACAGCAAATTCTTCCAATAAAAGTCCAAATACCATCCCTGTCACTCCATCATTTTCCAATCGGAGGTTTGATGCTGGAACACCATCCGCTCTTCAAATTACTCCAACAAATCAAAACATCAGTCCTCCCCCTCGTGGTTATTTTCAGCATTCTGAACATTTAGATTCTGAGTTTTCAACAGTTCCTCTTACATCATCTGATGGTAAAACTACTTGTTCAAACCTGCATCCGAGATACTGA